Proteins co-encoded in one Spirosoma endbachense genomic window:
- a CDS encoding Gfo/Idh/MocA family protein: MQKINVGVVGTGFIGPAHIEALRRLPNTNVVALCEVTPELARQKADQLGIERAYTFDELLKQDDIQVVHICTPNFLHYQQSKAALEAGKHVVCEKPLAKDLHEAEELVKLAKETGLVNAVHFNLRYYPLVRQMKVMRERQELGDIYSIIGSYLQDWLFYDTDYNWRLEPDKSGDSRAIADIGSHLMDSLEYITGLKTVAVMADFNTVHKVRKKPLKPVETYSGKMLQPEDYADVPINTEDHANVLLRFDNGNRGVITVSQVSAGRKNQMKLEIAGSKKTFAWNSESPNEMWIGNRDGANESFLRDPSLAHPEARSVISFPGGHNEGFPDTSKQLFKEVYDAVAAGKQPENPTFPTFADGYRELLICEKILESNRKQAWVEI, from the coding sequence ATGCAAAAAATCAATGTTGGTGTCGTTGGCACCGGTTTTATCGGACCCGCACACATCGAAGCCCTTCGTCGTTTGCCAAACACGAATGTGGTTGCCTTGTGCGAAGTAACCCCCGAACTCGCTCGTCAGAAAGCCGATCAGCTCGGTATCGAACGGGCGTATACGTTCGACGAACTTCTGAAACAGGATGATATCCAGGTAGTGCATATCTGTACACCTAACTTCCTGCACTATCAGCAGTCGAAAGCAGCGCTGGAGGCTGGCAAACATGTGGTGTGCGAAAAACCGCTGGCCAAAGATCTGCACGAAGCCGAAGAATTGGTCAAACTGGCGAAAGAAACCGGCCTGGTTAATGCTGTTCATTTTAACCTCCGCTATTATCCACTGGTTCGGCAGATGAAAGTCATGCGGGAGCGGCAGGAACTGGGTGATATTTATTCCATTATTGGTTCATACTTGCAGGATTGGCTCTTTTACGATACGGATTACAACTGGCGTCTCGAACCCGATAAGTCGGGTGACTCGCGGGCTATTGCTGATATCGGCTCCCACCTGATGGACAGTCTTGAATACATCACAGGGCTGAAAACCGTAGCTGTCATGGCTGATTTCAACACCGTTCATAAGGTGCGTAAGAAGCCCTTGAAACCGGTTGAAACCTATTCAGGCAAAATGCTCCAGCCAGAAGATTATGCTGACGTACCCATTAATACCGAAGACCATGCCAACGTGCTGCTACGCTTCGACAATGGCAATCGGGGTGTTATTACAGTATCGCAGGTATCGGCGGGTCGGAAAAACCAGATGAAACTGGAAATTGCCGGATCGAAGAAAACGTTTGCCTGGAACTCCGAATCGCCGAACGAAATGTGGATCGGTAACCGTGACGGTGCCAATGAATCTTTCCTGCGCGATCCGTCGCTGGCTCACCCCGAAGCCCGGTCGGTTATCAGTTTCCCCGGTGGCCACAACGAAGGCTTCCCCGACACGTCGAAGCAGTTGTTTAAGGAGGTTTATGATGCGGTTGCCGCCGGAAAGCAACCCGAGAATCCAACCTTCCCAACCTTTGCCGACGGTTACCGCGAATTGCTTATCTGTGAAAAAATTCTGGAGAGCAACCGCAAGCAGGCTTGGGTGGAGATTTAA
- a CDS encoding four helix bundle protein yields the protein MKMNKVEFVQHMQLRTKDFVLRSIRLFRSLPRTEEARIIGRQFLRSSTSVGSNYRAVCRARSQAEYFAKLSIVVEETDESLFWLEILVEAEIMAGTKLGSLMNEAAELLAIFSTARKNTPNDKRR from the coding sequence ATGAAGATGAATAAAGTTGAGTTTGTACAGCACATGCAACTGCGTACCAAAGATTTTGTGCTGCGGAGCATTCGCTTATTTCGTTCTCTACCGAGAACAGAAGAAGCAAGGATTATAGGAAGACAATTCCTTCGGTCGTCAACATCAGTAGGCTCTAATTATCGAGCAGTTTGTCGAGCGAGAAGCCAGGCCGAATATTTTGCCAAACTTAGTATTGTTGTGGAAGAAACCGACGAATCTCTATTTTGGCTTGAAATACTGGTCGAGGCAGAAATTATGGCGGGAACCAAACTTGGCAGTTTGATGAACGAAGCAGCTGAATTACTTGCTATCTTTTCCACTGCTCGTAAAAACACCCCAAACGACAAGCGTAGGTAA
- a CDS encoding Uma2 family endonuclease, which yields MNRIDKVMPVAVAIAPKKRKRSKVPSYLIYETLNGRPLYYRNYKAVIAGQKKPAEIMGSSSLQAALVATLVMFLGRTINRKKYLVVTNESGVHVDRGNNLSNDIAIFDKAANIILTNKYFDTAPKIAIEVDVRIEPEEFEGKESGYVYEKTQRLLDFGVERVIWITTQPRKIFVATQIAPWTTQDWDVTIPVLDDVVLNLAELLTEEGIEF from the coding sequence ATGAACCGAATCGACAAAGTCATGCCAGTAGCTGTAGCCATCGCCCCCAAAAAGCGGAAAAGGTCGAAGGTGCCATCGTACCTGATTTACGAGACACTTAACGGTCGGCCTTTATACTACCGTAACTATAAGGCCGTTATTGCCGGCCAGAAAAAACCCGCCGAAATTATGGGAAGCAGTTCACTACAGGCCGCTTTGGTAGCGACTTTAGTTATGTTTTTAGGTCGTACTATAAATCGAAAAAAGTACCTGGTCGTCACGAATGAATCCGGTGTACACGTTGACCGAGGCAATAACCTATCAAACGACATTGCCATTTTCGATAAAGCAGCCAATATTATACTAACCAATAAATACTTCGATACGGCCCCCAAAATTGCAATCGAAGTGGATGTGCGTATTGAACCCGAAGAATTTGAAGGAAAAGAATCGGGTTATGTCTATGAAAAAACGCAGCGTCTGCTCGATTTCGGCGTTGAGCGAGTGATCTGGATTACAACCCAACCCAGAAAGATTTTTGTTGCCACCCAAATCGCCCCCTGGACCACTCAGGATTGGGATGTAACGATCCCCGTACTGGATGATGTGGTATTGAACCTAGCGGAATTGTTAACGGAAGAAGGGATTGAGTTTTGA
- a CDS encoding Gfo/Idh/MocA family protein: MGMVGGGLDAFIGAVHRRAAGFDNEIELVCGVFSASSDKSKATGHALYLPEDRVYTSFEEMIEREKTLPDGVRMDFVSIVTPNHLHFPPAKMALENGFHVICDKPMTLNLEEAKELVKIVEKSGLVFGLTHNYTGYPMVKEARDMVRNGKLGKLRKVVVEYPQGWLSKKEEDNNYKQAIWRTDPAKSGAAGCMGDIGTHAENLAEYVTGLKISELCADLSTFVPGRQLDDDGNVLLHFEGGAKGVLHASQIANGEENALKIYVYGELGGLEWHQMEPNTLKYKTQEGQRIIRPNVGDLSASAKAHWRLPSGHPEGFFEAFANIYRNFAYAVKAHMEGRQADPVYDFPGVDDGVRGLAFIDTVIASSKTEEKWTKFIN; this comes from the coding sequence ATGGGTATGGTAGGCGGGGGGCTTGATGCCTTCATTGGGGCCGTTCACCGACGGGCAGCTGGTTTTGATAATGAAATCGAACTGGTGTGTGGCGTCTTTAGCGCGTCGTCCGACAAGTCGAAAGCCACTGGCCATGCGCTCTATCTACCCGAAGACCGCGTTTATACGTCGTTTGAAGAGATGATCGAACGCGAGAAAACCCTGCCCGATGGTGTGCGCATGGACTTCGTATCCATTGTTACGCCTAATCATTTACATTTCCCTCCGGCCAAAATGGCCCTCGAAAATGGCTTCCATGTTATCTGTGATAAGCCGATGACGCTGAATCTGGAAGAGGCTAAAGAACTGGTAAAAATCGTAGAGAAATCAGGCCTGGTCTTTGGGTTGACCCACAACTATACGGGTTACCCGATGGTGAAAGAAGCCCGTGATATGGTCCGTAATGGCAAACTTGGGAAGCTTCGGAAAGTAGTGGTCGAGTATCCACAGGGCTGGTTATCGAAGAAAGAAGAAGATAACAATTACAAGCAGGCCATCTGGCGGACAGACCCGGCCAAGTCGGGAGCGGCTGGTTGCATGGGCGATATAGGTACTCATGCCGAAAATCTGGCCGAATATGTTACGGGCTTGAAAATAAGTGAATTATGTGCTGATTTGAGCACATTCGTGCCAGGGCGGCAACTGGATGATGACGGCAATGTATTGCTGCATTTTGAGGGAGGAGCCAAAGGCGTTCTGCACGCCAGTCAGATTGCCAATGGAGAAGAAAATGCCTTGAAGATCTACGTTTATGGCGAACTTGGTGGTCTTGAATGGCATCAGATGGAGCCCAATACACTGAAATACAAAACGCAGGAAGGGCAGCGGATCATCCGTCCAAACGTGGGCGATTTGTCGGCATCCGCTAAAGCGCACTGGCGGTTACCGTCCGGGCATCCCGAAGGCTTTTTCGAAGCATTTGCGAACATCTATCGCAACTTTGCCTACGCTGTGAAGGCACACATGGAAGGTCGTCAAGCCGATCCAGTTTACGACTTCCCTGGCGTTGACGATGGCGTTCGTGGTTTGGCATTCATCGACACGGTCATTGCCTCCTCAAAAACGGAGGAGAAATGGACGAAGTTTATAAATTGA
- a CDS encoding sugar phosphate isomerase/epimerase family protein, with protein MKTMKGPGIFLAQFLGDTAPFNSLDTIAKYMADLGYKGIQIPTWDPRMIDLKQAAESKTYCDEYKGKLKDIGVELTELSTHLQGQLVAVHPAYGPMFDGFGPAELAGKPKEQQAWAVDQLMLAAKASKNLGLTGHVTFSGALLWPFVYPWPQRPAGLVETGFTELATRWLPILNAFDEAGVNVGYELHPGEDLHDGITFEMFLEKVGNHPRAGINYDPSHFVLQQLDYLQFIDFYHERIYAYHVKDAEFNPTGKQGIYGGFQGWVERAGRFRSLGDGQVDFSGIFSKLAQYDYDSWAVLEWECALKHPEQGAAEGAPFIESHIIRVTERAFDDFAGTGADDAFNKKVLGL; from the coding sequence ATGAAGACAATGAAAGGGCCTGGCATTTTTTTAGCCCAGTTTCTGGGCGATACGGCCCCATTTAATTCGCTCGATACGATTGCCAAATACATGGCTGATCTGGGCTATAAAGGTATTCAGATTCCTACCTGGGACCCGCGTATGATTGACCTCAAGCAAGCCGCTGAGAGCAAAACGTACTGCGATGAGTATAAAGGTAAACTTAAAGACATTGGTGTCGAACTCACCGAATTGTCGACTCACCTGCAAGGGCAGTTAGTGGCCGTACATCCGGCCTATGGCCCCATGTTCGATGGGTTTGGTCCGGCCGAACTGGCAGGCAAACCAAAAGAGCAGCAAGCCTGGGCGGTTGATCAATTGATGCTGGCCGCAAAAGCATCTAAGAATCTCGGTCTTACCGGCCACGTTACCTTCTCAGGTGCGTTACTGTGGCCGTTCGTGTATCCATGGCCGCAACGTCCGGCGGGTCTGGTCGAGACGGGTTTTACGGAACTGGCTACCCGCTGGTTACCGATTCTGAATGCATTCGATGAAGCAGGCGTCAATGTAGGTTATGAACTGCACCCCGGCGAAGATTTGCACGATGGGATTACATTCGAGATGTTCCTCGAAAAAGTGGGCAACCACCCTCGTGCGGGTATCAACTATGATCCGAGCCACTTCGTGCTGCAACAGCTCGATTACCTCCAGTTCATCGATTTCTACCACGAGCGAATTTATGCCTATCACGTTAAGGATGCCGAATTCAATCCGACGGGTAAGCAGGGCATTTACGGTGGATTTCAGGGTTGGGTCGAGCGGGCCGGGCGTTTCCGCTCGCTGGGCGATGGACAAGTCGACTTCAGTGGTATTTTCAGCAAACTGGCGCAGTATGATTACGATAGCTGGGCGGTTCTGGAGTGGGAGTGCGCGCTGAAACATCCTGAACAGGGAGCCGCAGAAGGGGCACCATTCATCGAAAGCCACATCATCCGTGTCACCGAACGCGCCTTCGACGATTTCGCCGGAACCGGTGCCGACGACGCGTTCAATAAAAAGGTGCTGGGATTATAA
- a CDS encoding endonuclease MutS2 produces MLYPNTLELKLGFDTIRERLKDACISQLGQDYVEKIRFTDNIQLIDKLLRQTDEFKQIVQYEPDFPSSNYIDVRPHLNRARVEGLALTETEFFDLKLALRTIQDCLKFLSKREENSGGSDRSFPFLRELAGPVGVDKKLTDGLERVIDDRGLVRDSASPELASIRRRIISEQANLRKRLDSILRQARQNGWIPDDLSLTIRGGRLVIPIAAEHKRKIKGFVHDESQTGQTVFLEPAEVFDANNEIRELEYEERREIYRILLALTDLIRPNLDELRKAINFLAQIDFIRAKAKLAVQLEAIMPKLNERPLVDWANARHPLLHLSFQKQGKSVVPLSVRLEEKTRILIISGPNAGGKSVALKTIGLIQYMLQCGLLVPMADYSEMGVFQNLFIDIGDEQSLENDLSTYSSHLTAMKQFVIGANKRTLFLIDEFGTGTEPGLGGAIAESILEELNKSGAYGVINTHYTNLKVFADKTSGLINGAMRFDGEHLEPLYQLEIGRPGSSFAFEIAQKIGLPKNVIDRAKEKLGNQQVNFEKLLKELDIEKRVFSEKNLEISINQRKLAQQLAEYTALKTRLDNEQKQLLNNAKQKAKALVQEANQRIENTIREIKENKAERDPTRQVRQELEQFEQKELKPEVLVVDAPKQTEEEFETDNGTIAVGSYVRIAGQNAIGQVLSLRGKDAEIRIGDLKSNVKLNRLERVSKKTFKDATETKDDRPRSQGVDMNEKMQNFSFNLDIRGKRGEEALGEVDRFVDDALMLGYPELRIVHGKGDGILRTLVRNHLRGYKQVGKMEDEHADRGGAGVTIVKMK; encoded by the coding sequence GCACCTGAATCGTGCTCGGGTTGAAGGACTTGCGTTGACAGAGACCGAGTTCTTTGATCTGAAACTGGCACTTCGCACCATTCAGGACTGTCTGAAGTTTCTATCGAAACGCGAAGAAAACAGTGGTGGTTCCGACCGAAGTTTCCCATTCCTGCGCGAGCTGGCCGGTCCGGTAGGCGTCGATAAAAAGCTGACTGATGGTCTCGAACGGGTCATTGATGATCGCGGGCTTGTCCGCGACTCTGCCTCACCCGAGCTGGCCAGCATTCGTCGGCGTATTATCAGCGAACAGGCCAATCTGCGCAAACGGCTGGACAGTATTCTGCGGCAGGCCCGGCAAAATGGCTGGATTCCTGATGACCTGAGCCTGACCATTCGGGGTGGACGGCTGGTGATTCCAATTGCCGCCGAACACAAACGCAAGATTAAAGGCTTCGTGCACGATGAGTCGCAAACGGGTCAGACTGTCTTTCTCGAACCGGCCGAAGTTTTTGATGCCAACAACGAAATCCGTGAGCTGGAATACGAAGAACGACGGGAAATTTACCGTATTCTGCTGGCGCTGACAGACCTGATCCGGCCAAACCTTGATGAACTGAGAAAGGCAATTAATTTTCTGGCTCAGATCGATTTCATCCGCGCGAAAGCGAAGTTAGCTGTGCAGTTGGAAGCTATCATGCCAAAGCTGAACGAACGCCCACTTGTTGACTGGGCGAATGCACGCCATCCGCTGCTACACTTGTCCTTTCAGAAACAAGGCAAATCAGTGGTGCCGTTGAGTGTTCGACTCGAAGAAAAGACGCGTATTCTGATCATATCTGGTCCGAATGCGGGTGGTAAATCGGTGGCTCTGAAAACCATTGGGCTCATCCAGTACATGCTGCAATGCGGTTTGCTGGTACCAATGGCCGATTATTCAGAGATGGGCGTGTTTCAGAATCTGTTTATCGACATTGGCGACGAACAATCGCTTGAAAATGACTTGAGCACCTATTCGTCGCATCTGACGGCCATGAAGCAGTTTGTGATCGGAGCCAACAAACGGACCCTCTTTCTGATCGATGAATTTGGAACGGGTACAGAGCCCGGTCTTGGTGGTGCCATTGCCGAATCGATTCTGGAGGAGCTGAACAAGTCGGGGGCTTATGGTGTCATCAACACGCACTATACCAATCTGAAAGTTTTTGCCGACAAAACATCGGGCCTGATCAATGGAGCGATGCGTTTCGATGGCGAGCATCTGGAACCGCTTTACCAGCTGGAAATCGGCAGACCGGGTAGTTCTTTTGCGTTTGAAATTGCCCAGAAAATAGGGTTACCCAAAAACGTTATCGATCGGGCAAAAGAGAAGCTGGGTAATCAACAGGTGAATTTCGAGAAATTGCTGAAAGAGCTGGATATTGAAAAGCGCGTCTTTTCAGAGAAAAATCTGGAAATCAGCATTAACCAACGAAAACTTGCCCAGCAGCTGGCTGAATATACAGCCTTGAAAACCCGCCTGGACAACGAGCAAAAGCAGTTGCTCAATAACGCCAAGCAGAAAGCCAAAGCGTTGGTACAGGAAGCTAATCAGCGGATTGAAAACACAATCCGCGAGATCAAGGAAAACAAAGCAGAACGCGATCCAACCCGGCAGGTTCGGCAGGAACTGGAACAGTTTGAACAAAAAGAATTGAAGCCGGAAGTTTTGGTTGTCGATGCACCGAAACAAACCGAAGAGGAGTTTGAAACCGACAATGGCACTATTGCGGTAGGTAGCTACGTCCGTATTGCCGGTCAGAACGCAATTGGGCAGGTATTGTCGCTGCGCGGAAAAGACGCCGAAATACGGATTGGTGATCTGAAATCGAATGTAAAATTGAACCGGCTTGAACGGGTCAGCAAGAAAACGTTTAAAGACGCTACCGAAACGAAGGATGATCGCCCACGAAGTCAGGGCGTGGATATGAACGAGAAGATGCAGAACTTTAGCTTCAACCTCGATATTCGGGGCAAACGGGGCGAAGAGGCTCTGGGCGAAGTAGACCGCTTTGTCGATGACGCCCTGATGCTGGGTTACCCTGAGTTACGAATCGTTCATGGCAAAGGCGACGGCATCCTGCGGACACTCGTCCGGAATCACCTGCGTGGCTACAAACAGGTTGGCAAAATGGAAGACGAACACGCCGACCGTGGTGGCGCGGGCGTAACGATTGTGAAAATGAAGTAA